Proteins encoded together in one Onychomys torridus chromosome 1, mOncTor1.1, whole genome shotgun sequence window:
- the Uvrag gene encoding UV radiation resistance-associated gene protein isoform X2: MEHGLMVRCDRHHTSSAIPVPKRQSSMFGGADVGFSGGTPSPDKGHRKRASSENERLQYKTPPPSYNSALIQPGVVMPTTGDSERKAMPLSSSLDTSLDFSKENKKIGVDLGNSVSGDHGNSDSSQQGEAPPGQLAAVNGTALPSEQAGSASALLPGQCHLVPSAELCCAVEQAEEIIGLEATGFTSGDQLEALSCIPVDSAVAVECDEQVLGEFEEFSRRIYALSEHMSSFRRPRRGSDK, translated from the coding sequence TGACAGACATCACACCTCCAGTGCCATCCCTGTTCCAAAGAGACAAAGCTCCATGTTTGGGGGTGCAGATGTAGGCTTCTCTGGAGGTACCCCTTCACCAGACAAAGGACATCGAAAACGGGCCAgctcagagaatgagagactccAATACAAAACCCCTCCTCCCAGCTACAATTCAGCGTTGATACAGCCTGGGGTGGTCATGCCTACCACGGGAGACTCTGAGAGGAAGGCCATGccactctcctcctccttggACACCTCCCTGGACTTctccaaagaaaataagaaaataggagTCGACCTGGGCAACAGTGTAAGTGGAGACCATGGAAATTCGGACTCCAGCCAACAAGGGGAAGCCCCGCCTGGGCAGCTGGCAGCCGTGAATGGCACTGCACTACCCAGCGAGCAGGCTGGCTCTGCCAGCGCCCTGCTGCCAGGCCAGTGCCATCTGGTCCCCTCAGCTGAGCTCTGCTGTGCAGTGGAGCAAGCAGAGGAAATCATCGGGCTGGAGGCCACAGGCTTCACCTCAGGTGACCAGCTCGAAGCGCTCAGCTGCATCCCAGTGGACAGCGCTGTGGCAGTGGAGTGTGATGAGCAGGTGCTGGGGGAATTTGAGGAGTTCTCTCGGAGGATCTATGCCCTCAGCGAACACATGTCCAGCTTCCGGCGGCCACGCAGGGGTTCCGACAAGTGA